GGATACGGGTGATCACCAGCGGATCATTGATCTGCAGGCTGGCCCGGGCGGTGTACTGCCCATCCGCCATTTCCACGATACGATTGCCATTGCGGGCTTCCGTCGGCACCGTGAAGGAGGCGGTCACACGTCCGGCATCATCGCTGACCAGATTGCTGGACATGACACGGCCGTCACAACGCAGGACAATCCCGGAGCGATCCGGCGTGAAGTTGATGCCTGTTACCGCAATGCCGGTCTGGCCTCGGCGGCCGATATTGGGCGTGACCTGCAGCATGGCGGGCGGCTTTTCAAAGACCGCATACGGGTTGATGTTGCGTTCCTCGGACCAATCATTCTGTTCGAGAATCACCTGTTCCGCTCCCGGCAACAGTGCCAGACTGCCGAAGAAGCTGGCATCGCTGCTTCCCGTATCCACCTCGAGGGGATTGGAAATGGCCGAACGATCCGGAGAGGCAAACTTGCCCAGCTCATTGACCCGGGCATCCCACTCGGCATGATAGATATCCGACTGGGCCGTATTGGAGAAGTCGTCCGAATAGATGCCTTTCTTGGACTGAGCGTCGCGGTTCTGCAGTTCGTTGTTCATCTGATACTGGGCATCGTTGTATTTCAGGTCATCCACATCTTTGATGATGTCGTGGATCTGATCCATGGTGATGCGGGTGAGCCCGAAATTGCGGATGGTCATATCGGTGGAGTTGGGCGGACAGTCGATGCTGCATAGTCCCAAGGTATCCTCCGGAACGATCGGGAGCTTGGGAAAATCCGCCGGAGCGCCTTCGAGTCGTTTGATCTCCCGGGTGGTGGCGTAGATGATGTCCTTGCGTCCGAGATAATAATCGTAATCGATACTGCAGTTGGAGCCGTTGACCGGTTCATCACCCAGCGCTCCGCGACCGAAATTGACCACGTTGAGATTCCCCAGCTCGATCTGGGTCGTGGACATGGAAACCGCCGCCGAGCTGCTGGCCGGTGGATTTGAGGCCACAGGTTCGTCCACCGCATCATCGATATAAGAAATGGCTTCGCTGCCCAGCTCCTTGATGCGCTGGAAGTCCGTTCTGGAACCGTTGGTCGTGGCCCGGTAAACCCGATATCCGGTGGCACCGTTGACCGGCAGCCATGAAAGACGGTTCATCTCTCCGGCCAGAGTCATTTTCGAAAGGACGCTGCCGGAGTTGAAGGCGGTTTCACCCGAGCCATCAAAAGCGGTCACCACATAATGATAGGTTCCGGCTGTCGGATGGGCGGTAATACCGAACCAGCCGCCGTCCACATAATCCTCGCCTTTGATCATCTGCTTGGTGTAGGTCCAGCGCACGGTATAGGTGGTTCCGATGGCCGGTTCGTTTCCGGAGCCGATCCAGTCCACATGGTTGCCGGACTGCTGCCAGTCGATGCCTTCCTGAAAAATGGTGGCACCCTGACTGACCTCCAGAATATCCACCACCGGATTGGGATCGAGCAAATCCTCTCCGCCGCCGACCGAGCCACGGGTCACATTGGCGGTCATCTCCACAATGGCTTCCACCTGCGTGGTCTCTTTGAGCGGTGTGGAATTGACTGGATAACGGCGCTGGCTGATGTTATAGGTTTTCTGTTCACCACGAACCGACTTGATGGCCACCGACTTGGGAACCAGCGTTGAGGTCGGCAGATCCCGCTGATGGCGGAAGCCCTGAATGTAGGCCCGGCCCGCATTGGTAATCACCTCGACATCGGTATCATCCACCGAACCGATAAAGCTGTCGAAACCGCTGACCAGATAGCTTCCCGCCTGATCGAAGGTCCGCTCGGCAAGGTTCTGCAGCAGCGAATTGAGACCTTCGGCTGCGGCAAAGGAGAGCTGATCCTCGGTAATGGAGGAAACCGTAATCCGGCTGCCGGGAAGCGTGCCCAGCAGGTCGCGCAGATACAGATTGGATTTTTCCTGCACCGTCGCCGTAACATCACCGGTCACCCGGTCGAATTTGTAAACGGGCACCACCTTGCGCTCGGTCACGTTGTTGGGAAGCGTCAGTCCGGTGGTGTCGGTGGTCTTCAGGGCCAGCACCCATTTCTCTCGTTCGGCGGTGGGTTCACCTGTGGCCGGATTGATCAGCGACGGGTCTTGTGTGTAACCGTAATTGTATTTGAGCAACTCGGCATAGACATAGTCCGCGCCACTGGTGGTGGCGGGATCATAGGTCAAGGTGGCTCCGGCGACCGCTTCCACATGGCCGTCGATATAGATCATACCCGGCGTCAGGGTAAGCACGTTATCCAGCACTGTGACATCGAGGCCGCTCAGAATCGATCCCTCCTTAAAAAGGATATCGGCAATCTTGCGACGCTCGAGGTTGATCAGTTCCTGCTGTTCGTTCAGTTCCGAATCGAGCAGATCCCGGTCCTGATGATAGCGGATGCGTTTGTAGTTCTTGGCGGGATCGAATGTATCTCTTGAAATACTCATCTGTTTTACCTCCGGTTATATTTTGATGATCCCGACCAGCTCCACGCGGGTATCGGAAATCTTGTTGAAATCTGGAATGTTCTTCACTTCGTACAGGTAGCCCGGGCGGAGCACCTCACCGACCGGGTTGGTGTCCTGATGGAACACACCGCCCATGGCCAGATCACCACTCACGCTGGCCACGTATTCGACGTCGCCGCCGAAAAAGCCGTATTCGCGAATGGTGATGCCGTTGGCTTCGGCCTCATCAAAACGAAAGAAGATGCCGATGGTGTTGGTCTCTTCTCCGGTTTCCAGATAGCGGACACCGTTGACCACCAGCGCACCTTCGGCATCCTCCTTGAGGAAGGTCCGTTTGTAGAACCGCTTTCTGGCACGCTCGTTTTTAAGTGCAGCCTGCTCGATATCCGGCGCAGGCGGATTCTGCGGTTCGGTGAATGTTTCATCTCCATCCCCGATGGCGCAGTGGGTGATGCCTTCCACTGCCTGTCCCATCAGGAGCTTTGCCGTCAATACACGGCCTGATTTGACTATGAGTCCCAATGCCATGGTCTTCTCCTTATGTTTGAATCTCGTGTTCTTCGTTGATAATCACATTGAAAATGGCCACCCCCGCGTCTGCGGAACGGCCAAACTGCTGCTCCAGATGCTGGGCGGTGTCGGCCGTCAATACCCGGGAACCGCTGATTCTGAGCGCTGTATCCAGCATTGCCTGTCGGGGATGCGTCACCCGAACGGCGGCAAGAGACAGCTGTTCAAATGCCTGCGGGATAATCAGCCAGGTATCGGCATCCCGCTCGATGAGGCCCGCCACAATGGCCTGACTGTCGGCCACCAATGCACGCTGGTTCGAAGCCCTGACAGAGGCATCCGCCTGAATCACGATGGTGCGCCTTTGATCTCGAGGGCCGAACAGGTCGAAATAGGCTCCCTGCACAGGCGGCAGGTTGACCTGAAATTGGGGTCTGCGAATGCCCCGGATAACGGCAGGTCTGATGATTGCTCCCTTATGCACGGCCACGGCGAATCCTCCCGGCCATCTTGAAAGCCATTCCCTTGTTGAGATTGGCCAGCGGCTGCGGAACACGCCGACCTTTCACTTGGGTTGTGGTTTTGATTTGTCCTTTAACAACAGCCATGAGCCTTACTCCTTAATCGCACACCAGCCGCCGCCGGAAAGGTTGAACACCCGATAGGAATCCGAACCAATTTCGACGGTATCCTCGGAGGCCACGTTGGCTCCGCCGGTGGCATAGATTTCGATGAGTTCCCCGCGCAGCTCCTGATAGCTGTCGGAGCCGTTCATGCTGACCAGCCATGGGAAAAGAATGGTGGTGTCGTAGCGGCGTTCCGGATCGGTATCGCTTTGCAGGTTGCCGTGGGCCGCACCGCAACGGCCGCGTTGTCCGCTGGCGGAAGTCCAGCCGTCGAACTTGTTCACAGCGTAAAAGGTGCCCGGCATGTTGTAGTAACCGGTTATGACCGGCTGCGGGTCCTCGCCGATCTTGGCCCCGGCCGCATAATCGCTGACGAGTGTTTCGATGGTGACGGTATTGGGCGTGGCAACCGTATCGATGGCGGTAATTTTGACCCGCTCGATATTGGCGTCGTCTTTGATGATGTAATGCTGATCGGGTGTGAAGATCGATGCATCGTTAACCTGCACCACCACGGCGCTGCCGTTGACAATCGCAGTCTGGGTGATGGCAACTGCCGAGGACCAGAACCGTTTGATGGAGCCGCTGTAATGGCCGTAATAGGTCGAGACGATCTTGCTGACGACAAATACATGGTCGAGGTCGGCATACAGCCAGTAAATAAAATCGGCGGTGTCCTCGGCCCGGAGATAGTTATAACTGCTGGAAAACCCTTCGTTGACAGCGGTCTGCGTGGTGTTGTCCCAATACTGGAAAGCGGCCACTTCAATGCGACCGGAGCTCTGCCCGATCTGAAAACGCAGATAGATATCTTCCGCTCCGGATTCCCCGACAGACTTGAATACATAGTATGGCCGTGCATCGGCGAACTGGTCGTCATGCAATGTCCAGCCAACGGTGGTGACCAGAAAATCTTTGATCTTGTTCAGCAGGTCCAATCGGCCGCTGGCGGTTCCCTGAATACTTTGATAAGCCATGGTTCACTCCTTATAAAACGGGGTTCTCTGTTCCGGTGAGGCGCAGCTTGATATCGATCTTGTTCTGGACGGGTGTGCCCAAAAGCACCGTGCAGCGACGCCAGAAAGAGATGGTCTGATTGTGTGCCTTGGCTCCAATGTTGAGCGGCGCACTTTGCGTGGCGGCATCGAGCTCTGCTTGTGTGAGCGCGAGCTTGTACCAGACCGATTCGTCGGTTTCGAACTCGTCGATCGGGTCCACAACCAGCCCTGTATAGTCGTATCCGGAATAGACCGGCGCATCGGCCGCGTAAGATGCGGCCACGGTGTTGGCTACGGAGCGTCTTACGGTCAGATTAATGGTTCCGCCGCCGGAAAGGATCTGCATCTGCTCAGTGCCGATCACGATGTATTCCGCATCGGCAAAGCGCGGTTCGGTCAGTTCTATGTTGGTCTGGACGTCATCAATCGGTGCGGCAAGCGTGGTCTGTTCATTGGCCACGAAAATCTGCCGGTCTTTGATTTCTCCATCCGTGCCGTTGTAGTTGTCCGCATCCGGATTGCTGAAATCGCCTTCAGAAATCTGCTGGATCAACTGTTCATCGAGGTATAAGTGAATTGCCATAATCTCTCCTTAAACAGGCCATTGGGTTACTTGATATTTGTTCACGGCGCTCTCTGTCGCGGCCTCCTGCGCCTCGCTGAAATCCTGTTGACGGAACAGCCATCGGTAGGACGGCTCGGTGAATCGGAAACCGGCCTGATTGAGTTTCATCCGGCCGATGCGGAGCGGTCGGGTCCGATCCACGGAGAGGCGTAAAGAGGTCGTGTTGAGGGCGCGTTGGTTCAGGCTCAAAGGCACGATCCGTGGGCGTTGGAGAGAACCTGTATCCACATAGACTTCAAGCGATGCCCGTTCTCCGGTGAGGTTCGCATTGGTCAAAGTCCGGTTGTTGAGGACATTCGCGTTGAGCTTGAATACAGGCCCTCTCCGACGCCAGCGGTTAATCAGATCTGATGCTTCGGTGACACCGGCTTTGCATCCGGCGGCGGCAACCAGCAGCGCACTGCTGTGTCCACCCTGAATGGCATTGATGACCACATCCCCGTTGAGCGGTGAACGGCCCAGCTGGAAGCATTGCCGGTTTCTCGCTTCGATGTTGAAGCCGAAGGTCTGTCTGTTCTGCAGGGCTTCCGAAGCCTCCGCCTGCAGAATTGAAAAGAGGTCTTTCTGCCGAAAGCAGTAAAGGGTTTCCGTATCGGCAAAGGAAAGTTTGCGGCGGTTGAGATGATCAGCCGAGAGGTTGAAACCGGTCTCGACAATATCGGTGAGATAATCCCGGCCGGTATAGATCGGATTACAGAAGGACAGCCTGTCCTCGCGGATGGAGGTGTTCACCAGCCGTCTTTCGTTGAGCGGCCTGTGATTGAGTCGCATCCTGTTTTGACGGCCATGAAAACGGGAGACCTTATTGTTGGCCCGATCGATTTCCGGAACCATCTCCACAGTGCTGGTCAGCTGCAGGTAATTGAATATCCGCTGCTTGTTGGTCAGATGGCGGCAAGAGCCGAGACGGCTTCTTCCCAGCACGAAAGTTTCATCGAGAAAAGCCAGAACCACACTGCGGACATGGGCGGCGTTCTGAAATTCCAGATCGGACCCGATTTCCAGAAAAGTAGCGAGCCACTGCAGGAAAAACGCCCGAGTGCCAGCCGGATGATGAAAAGACAATGCATCCCGCACACCTTCGGCCAGGTTAAGACTGTGAACCCGATACACTCCGAGGCTGAACACATTGCCGGGGAGTTTTGCCGAACTCAATCGGGAACGGGAGTTTAAACGGAGAGCACTGCGGAAAGTTTCCTCGATATGCCCCTCCCAACCGACAGACCCAAGACTGCGATCGATTGCCGGAATGGTTCCTTTGCGACGGTATATCTCGACCGCTTCACGGATCAGCCGACGCTGGTTTTCCGGCGTGTCTGTGCCGTCATAGTGGTGACCGACCAGATACGCGAGCAAGGGCAGAAAGCGCTCGTCACAGCGCTCCACATCAAAAATGTCGGGGAACCTGTCAATGGCCTCCTTGATCTCATCGAGCGTGCCTGCCGGGAGTGAAAGCAGAGAGCGAAGGTCGCCGCTTTCATCCTTGTGCTCATACAATGGCGGCAGCAGATCGATGAGATTGTTCTGGAACCAGTCCGCCACTATTCGGCCCTCCGCATATCGAGATTAACCGAGCCAAGAACCGGTATTTCACCGCGCCCGAGTTCTACGTCCAGTTGGGGCGTATAGAGACGAATGTGACTGACTCCCCGAACACCATCGATCAGAGCTATGAGATCAGATGAATGGATGGTCTGGCCGAAGCTCACCTGATCGAAAGCAAAGAAATCCGCCAGTGACGATTCGATTCGACTGCGCACATTTTCGAGCGCTTCGCCCGGCCATGCATAGACTTCACAATCGATATGGATGGACCGGTACACCGGATCGAACAGCTTCACCTCGACGGTGATCACCTTGCGATGTTCCAGATATTCAGCCAGATCACGCTTGAGCAGCCC
The window above is part of the Desulfatibacillum aliphaticivorans DSM 15576 genome. Proteins encoded here:
- a CDS encoding DUF4815 domain-containing protein, with product MSISRDTFDPAKNYKRIRYHQDRDLLDSELNEQQELINLERRKIADILFKEGSILSGLDVTVLDNVLTLTPGMIYIDGHVEAVAGATLTYDPATTSGADYVYAELLKYNYGYTQDPSLINPATGEPTAEREKWVLALKTTDTTGLTLPNNVTERKVVPVYKFDRVTGDVTATVQEKSNLYLRDLLGTLPGSRITVSSITEDQLSFAAAEGLNSLLQNLAERTFDQAGSYLVSGFDSFIGSVDDTDVEVITNAGRAYIQGFRHQRDLPTSTLVPKSVAIKSVRGEQKTYNISQRRYPVNSTPLKETTQVEAIVEMTANVTRGSVGGGEDLLDPNPVVDILEVSQGATIFQEGIDWQQSGNHVDWIGSGNEPAIGTTYTVRWTYTKQMIKGEDYVDGGWFGITAHPTAGTYHYVVTAFDGSGETAFNSGSVLSKMTLAGEMNRLSWLPVNGATGYRVYRATTNGSRTDFQRIKELGSEAISYIDDAVDEPVASNPPASSSAAVSMSTTQIELGNLNVVNFGRGALGDEPVNGSNCSIDYDYYLGRKDIIYATTREIKRLEGAPADFPKLPIVPEDTLGLCSIDCPPNSTDMTIRNFGLTRITMDQIHDIIKDVDDLKYNDAQYQMNNELQNRDAQSKKGIYSDDFSNTAQSDIYHAEWDARVNELGKFASPDRSAISNPLEVDTGSSDASFFGSLALLPGAEQVILEQNDWSEERNINPYAVFEKPPAMLQVTPNIGRRGQTGIAVTGINFTPDRSGIVLRCDGRVMSSNLVSDDAGRVTASFTVPTEARNGNRIVEMADGQYTARASLQINDPLVITRIQRFIQTNIITRIVRVPVVRTVWRTRTIFVRRDPLAQTFSFTENRVLSAVGIQFTERDASIPVTVQIRGVTTGLPNDTIFAEKVIAPSEINLGGETKISFDDPFYAEANTSYAVVLLTNSTNYKVRTATLGKTGRQGIITRQTYAEGVLLESSNAETWTPLNGSDLTMKLYGYEFENEGTVQFQPVSGVQFSDLNIDEYSAIPEGTHLIWEYSTDGGATWDAVVPAEEERLPNLANGVLVRVRFSTGMGNDTPALNFRDVNLIGYLNNTAGTYLTRENELTQGVESTKVYTQMDIPSGTSVQWFASNDGGETWEAMTIDDTRPIDEDWTEYTLVRIFSDPSGNKVRYKAEMTGSALTYPRIHSLGATLS
- a CDS encoding phage tail protein produces the protein MADWFQNNLIDLLPPLYEHKDESGDLRSLLSLPAGTLDEIKEAIDRFPDIFDVERCDERFLPLLAYLVGHHYDGTDTPENQRRLIREAVEIYRRKGTIPAIDRSLGSVGWEGHIEETFRSALRLNSRSRLSSAKLPGNVFSLGVYRVHSLNLAEGVRDALSFHHPAGTRAFFLQWLATFLEIGSDLEFQNAAHVRSVVLAFLDETFVLGRSRLGSCRHLTNKQRIFNYLQLTSTVEMVPEIDRANNKVSRFHGRQNRMRLNHRPLNERRLVNTSIREDRLSFCNPIYTGRDYLTDIVETGFNLSADHLNRRKLSFADTETLYCFRQKDLFSILQAEASEALQNRQTFGFNIEARNRQCFQLGRSPLNGDVVINAIQGGHSSALLVAAAGCKAGVTEASDLINRWRRRGPVFKLNANVLNNRTLTNANLTGERASLEVYVDTGSLQRPRIVPLSLNQRALNTTSLRLSVDRTRPLRIGRMKLNQAGFRFTEPSYRWLFRQQDFSEAQEAATESAVNKYQVTQWPV